From the genome of Vicia villosa cultivar HV-30 ecotype Madison, WI unplaced genomic scaffold, Vvil1.0 ctg.000442F_1_1_1, whole genome shotgun sequence, one region includes:
- the LOC131628310 gene encoding uncharacterized protein LOC131628310, with the protein MGHLIACAYDMLCIDLTRYGFSETFFPLRTAPPPNPIDRNICVGWLAKSRHFVQIYLKPGCPIPPTSPEWNLHHTELAKTWPNVFVDRMHEFERLKNIDKISNAEKSKLEPPIDLAGDSYFHVFI; encoded by the coding sequence AtgggacatcttattgcatgcgCATATGACATGCTATGCATTGACTTGACGCGTTATGGTTTTTCGGAAACCTTTTTCCCGCTCCGTACCGCACCTCCTCCAAATCCAATTGATCGTAATATATGTGTTGGATGGCTCGCCAAATCtcgtcattttgtacaaatttacTTGAAACCGGGATGCCCTATACCACCTACGTCACCAGAATGGAATCTTCATCATACTGAACTTGCCAAGACGTGGCCGAATGTATTTGTTGATAGGATGCATGaattcgaaagattgaagaatatcGACAAAATCTCGAATGcggaaaagtcaaaattggaaccaccaatagatttagccggcGACAGTTATTTTCATGTATTTAtctag